A stretch of DNA from Thalassospiraceae bacterium LMO-SO8:
GGACGGCCTAAAATCAATCTTGGTCACAGGGGGAATGGCGGGATCAGCCGGCGGCCTTGGTGCGCGGCTGCTCCCGTTGGGTCAGCAGGTCCTGCGACTGGGCTTCCAGGCGGTCCAGCTCGGCCAGGGTCTCGGCAATGTCTTCCTGCTGAATGCGCAGTTGTTCGCGCCGCAGCTGAAGTTTGCCGATGAACAGCTTGAGCTGCGAAACCTCGCTGGGATCAACGTCGTACAGGTCGATCATTTCGCGGATTTCGTCGAGCGAGAAGCCCAGGCGCTTGCCGCGCATGATCAGGCGCAGGCGAACATGGTCGCGGGGGCCGTAGACGCGCCGCTGGCCGTCCCGCGCCGGAGTCAGCAGCCCCTTGTCCTCGTAGAACCGGATCGCGCGGGTGGTGATCCCGAATTCGCGGGCCAGTTCGGCGATGCCGAAGGTCGGTTGTGTCTGGTCCAGTGCCATGGCCGGAACTGTAGCTAACGTTTACGTTAACGTAAAGTTCGCCGTCGGCGGCTAGAGCAGGAACACCGC
This window harbors:
- a CDS encoding MerR family DNA-binding transcriptional regulator; the protein is MALDQTQPTFGIAELAREFGITTRAIRFYEDKGLLTPARDGQRRVYGPRDHVRLRLIMRGKRLGFSLDEIREMIDLYDVDPSEVSQLKLFIGKLQLRREQLRIQQEDIAETLAELDRLEAQSQDLLTQREQPRTKAAG